A window of the Myxococcus fulvus genome harbors these coding sequences:
- a CDS encoding XdhC family protein produces MKDLDAILRARARSRGPWVLATVVAVSGSSYRKPGARMLMGEDGWLAGGVSGGCLEADIVRKAFFWTSTGPRVLRYDSTGEGIEDEGSLSFALGCNGVVDVLLERCEPGPADALVFADEARNLGRRAVIATVYQGPAQAVGTRWMVRDDGVEAGHIAGALGEAVRVAAREAMEQGRTWSGPCGGADVLVEVVQPPHELVLFGSGFDVAPVVTQAASLGWRVTVVADRPMQTLRRRFPLAHAVVSAKTGEAATSAPVSPRALVVLMTHSLPQDQELLAGLLPHPLRYLGVLGPRSRTERLLAGLATAPSATMLEKLHAPVGLDLGAEGAEEIALSIVAELQAVVSEREGGKLRERRAPIHTVAPPPVRKLA; encoded by the coding sequence ATGAAGGACCTGGACGCCATCCTCCGCGCTCGCGCGCGCTCCCGTGGGCCCTGGGTACTGGCCACGGTGGTCGCCGTGTCGGGTTCGTCGTACCGCAAGCCGGGCGCCCGGATGTTGATGGGCGAGGACGGCTGGCTCGCCGGAGGCGTGAGCGGCGGGTGTCTGGAGGCCGATATCGTCCGCAAGGCGTTCTTCTGGACGAGCACCGGGCCTCGCGTGCTCCGCTACGACTCCACGGGAGAAGGCATCGAGGACGAGGGCAGCTTGTCCTTCGCGCTCGGCTGCAATGGCGTCGTGGACGTGTTGCTGGAGCGCTGTGAGCCCGGCCCGGCCGATGCGCTGGTCTTCGCGGACGAGGCCCGGAACCTGGGACGTCGCGCCGTCATCGCCACCGTGTACCAGGGGCCCGCGCAGGCCGTGGGGACGCGGTGGATGGTGCGTGACGATGGCGTGGAGGCGGGACACATCGCGGGCGCACTGGGAGAGGCCGTTCGTGTCGCGGCCCGCGAGGCGATGGAGCAGGGCCGCACGTGGAGCGGGCCGTGTGGAGGCGCGGACGTGCTGGTGGAGGTGGTGCAGCCGCCCCACGAGCTGGTGTTGTTCGGCAGCGGGTTCGACGTCGCGCCCGTGGTGACCCAGGCAGCGAGCCTGGGCTGGCGCGTCACGGTGGTCGCGGACCGGCCCATGCAGACGCTGCGACGGAGATTCCCTCTGGCGCACGCGGTGGTCTCCGCGAAGACGGGTGAGGCGGCGACTTCGGCTCCGGTGTCACCTCGCGCGCTGGTGGTGTTGATGACGCACAGCCTGCCGCAGGACCAGGAGCTGCTCGCAGGGTTGCTCCCGCATCCTCTGCGGTATCTGGGTGTGTTGGGTCCGCGCTCTCGCACGGAGAGGTTGCTCGCGGGGCTCGCCACCGCGCCGAGCGCGACGATGCTGGAGAAGCTGCATGCCCCGGTGGGGCTGGACCTCGGCGCGGAGGGCGCGGAGGAGATCGCCCTGTCCATCGTCGCGGAGCTGCAGGCCGTGGTGTCGGAGCGCGAGGGCGGCAAGCTGCGCGAGCGCCGCGCGCCCATCCACACGGTGGCGCCGCCTCCTGTACGGAAGCTCGCGTGA
- a CDS encoding nucleotidyltransferase family protein encodes MRAGRARAGVVLLAAGGSSRLGHPKQLVVHEGKTLIRRAAEAALSLGAGPVLVVLGAHRDTIASELVDLPLRVIEHPDWALGPGGSLTMGLSAMSSGDPDVDAVLFMLCDQVRVTASHLRALVDTWRTTGAPIVASGYDGTHGVPALFSRAVFPELEALSPAQGARGVIARDPTRVATVPLPGGGEDVDTPADLDRLDPRRPV; translated from the coding sequence GTGAGGGCGGGCCGAGCGCGAGCAGGCGTGGTGTTGCTCGCGGCGGGAGGCTCGTCTCGGCTCGGACATCCCAAGCAGCTCGTCGTCCACGAGGGGAAGACGCTCATCCGACGCGCCGCCGAAGCGGCCCTGTCTCTCGGCGCAGGTCCCGTGCTCGTGGTCCTCGGCGCCCATCGCGACACCATCGCCTCCGAGCTCGTCGACCTCCCCTTGCGAGTCATCGAGCATCCCGACTGGGCGCTCGGTCCCGGCGGCTCACTGACGATGGGGCTCTCGGCGATGTCATCGGGTGACCCCGACGTGGACGCGGTGCTCTTCATGCTCTGTGACCAGGTCCGCGTCACGGCATCACATCTCCGAGCCCTCGTGGACACCTGGCGGACCACCGGTGCACCCATCGTGGCCTCTGGATACGACGGCACGCACGGTGTCCCCGCGCTGTTCTCCCGCGCCGTGTTCCCGGAGCTGGAAGCCCTGTCCCCGGCCCAGGGCGCACGTGGAGTGATTGCCCGCGACCCGACCCGCGTCGCCACCGTACCGCTCCCCGGAGGCGGCGAGGACGTGGACACGCCCGCGGACCTGGACCGGCTCGACCCCCGGCGGCCCGTGTAA
- a CDS encoding YqgE/AlgH family protein: MMRRSRWHLGWVLMLVAAALLVLFPRAIDALKSLEQPAAPLRAGSLLVARPGRVSENFDETVVLLLDAGAQRRTWGVVLNRVHTRQGERLPEGVDRWGGPVNPSLHITLTLRHPAPEGAQPLLDGIAWYEGRREAHLPIGESLTFEGVSAWSPGQLEEEVARGAWWVLEGQPADVFTAPGSLWEEHAVRHL, translated from the coding sequence ATGATGCGCCGTTCGCGCTGGCACCTCGGCTGGGTGCTGATGCTCGTCGCGGCCGCGCTGCTCGTGCTCTTCCCGCGCGCCATCGACGCGCTCAAGTCCCTGGAGCAGCCCGCAGCGCCGCTCCGTGCGGGCTCGCTGCTCGTCGCCCGTCCTGGCCGCGTCTCGGAGAACTTCGACGAGACCGTGGTGCTGCTCCTCGACGCGGGCGCCCAGCGCAGGACCTGGGGCGTGGTGCTCAATCGCGTGCACACCCGGCAGGGCGAGCGCCTCCCCGAAGGCGTGGACCGCTGGGGCGGCCCGGTGAACCCCTCGCTCCACATCACCCTCACGCTGCGCCACCCGGCCCCCGAGGGAGCACAGCCCCTCCTCGACGGCATCGCCTGGTACGAAGGACGTCGCGAGGCGCATCTGCCCATCGGTGAATCCCTCACCTTCGAGGGCGTCTCCGCATGGTCTCCCGGACAGCTCGAGGAGGAGGTGGCCCGAGGCGCCTGGTGGGTCCTCGAGGGCCAGCCCGCCGACGTGTTCACCGCCCCGGGTTCGCTGTGGGAGGAGCACGCCGTCCGCCACCTCTGA